One region of Caldimonas thermodepolymerans genomic DNA includes:
- a CDS encoding FliO/MopB family protein: MPSSGTFALWFLFILALIPLVLWLLKRSPVLGLGTAGALQVTRIVSTTALGPGQRLVTVEVGEGEARQWLVLGVTAQSITTVHTLPAGALPPDGHTVGRGASFPSLLARARKER; this comes from the coding sequence ATGCCGTCCTCCGGAACGTTCGCCCTCTGGTTCCTGTTCATCCTCGCGCTGATCCCGCTGGTGCTGTGGCTGCTCAAGCGCTCGCCGGTGCTCGGCCTCGGCACCGCCGGCGCGCTGCAGGTCACCCGCATCGTCTCGACCACCGCGCTCGGCCCCGGCCAGCGGCTGGTCACGGTCGAGGTCGGCGAAGGCGAGGCACGCCAGTGGCTGGTGCTGGGCGTGACCGCCCAGAGCATCACCACCGTGCACACCCTGCCCGCCGGCGCGCTGCCGCCGGACGGCCACACCGTCGGCCGCGGCGCCTCGTTCCCGTCGCTGCTGGCCCGCGCGAGGAAGGAGCGCTGA
- the fliN gene encoding flagellar motor switch protein FliN, which yields MSHDASKPLDPQEAMAAEWEAALAQQQQAGASTSSINEVVSGPAEQVSTPSFTNFSSTGPTTAGNDINMILDIPVQLTVELGRTRIPIKHILQLAQGSVIELDALAGEPMDVLVNGYLIAQGEVVVVNDKFGIRLTDIVTPSERMRRLSRGS from the coding sequence ATGTCTCATGATGCCTCCAAGCCCCTCGACCCGCAGGAAGCGATGGCTGCCGAGTGGGAAGCCGCGCTGGCCCAGCAGCAACAGGCCGGCGCCAGCACCTCGTCCATCAACGAGGTGGTGAGCGGCCCGGCCGAACAGGTGTCGACCCCGTCGTTCACCAACTTCTCGTCGACCGGCCCGACCACGGCCGGCAACGACATCAACATGATCCTCGACATCCCGGTGCAGCTCACCGTGGAGCTCGGGCGCACGCGCATCCCGATCAAGCACATCCTGCAGCTGGCACAGGGCTCGGTGATCGAGCTGGACGCGCTGGCCGGCGAACCGATGGACGTGCTGGTCAACGGCTACCTGATCGCACAGGGCGAGGTCGTCGTGGTCAACGACAAGTTCGGCATCCGCCTGACCGACATCGTCACGCCGTCCGAGCGCATGCGCCGCCTCAGCCGCGGATCGTGA
- the fliM gene encoding flagellar motor switch protein FliM, with the protein MNQQILSQDEVDALLQGITGESQKLEQTEEPVGGIREYDIASQERIVRGRMPTMEIINERFARNVRIGLFNLIRKSPEISVGPIKVQKYSAFLREIVVPTNFNIVSVKPLRGSGLIVCDPTLVFAVIDSLFGGSGKFHTRIEGRDFSPTEQRIIARLVDVIREEYKKAWQGIYPLELEYQRSEMQPQFANIATPSEIVVATSFTLEIGDTSGTIHLCIPYATLEPIRDVLYSTVQGDSIGTDRRWVKLLTHQIQAAEVELCVELGHAPATVEQLLALKPGDFIELDLSPLVQAKVDGVPVFECHYGTSNGKYAIKIEQVLTGRDFGWLGEPHVS; encoded by the coding sequence ATGAACCAGCAGATCCTCTCCCAGGACGAAGTCGATGCCCTGCTGCAGGGCATCACCGGCGAGAGCCAGAAGCTCGAGCAGACCGAGGAGCCGGTCGGCGGCATCCGCGAGTACGACATCGCCAGCCAGGAGCGCATCGTCCGCGGGCGCATGCCCACGATGGAGATCATCAACGAGCGCTTCGCCCGCAACGTCCGCATCGGCCTGTTCAACCTGATCCGCAAGAGCCCCGAGATCTCCGTCGGACCGATCAAGGTGCAGAAGTACAGCGCCTTCCTGCGCGAGATCGTGGTGCCCACGAACTTCAACATCGTCTCGGTCAAGCCGCTGCGCGGCTCGGGCCTGATCGTCTGCGACCCGACGCTGGTGTTCGCGGTGATCGATTCGCTGTTCGGCGGCTCCGGCAAGTTCCACACCCGCATCGAAGGCCGCGACTTCTCGCCGACCGAGCAGCGCATCATCGCCCGCCTGGTCGACGTGATCCGCGAGGAGTACAAGAAGGCTTGGCAGGGCATCTACCCGCTGGAGCTGGAATACCAGCGCTCGGAGATGCAGCCGCAGTTCGCCAACATCGCCACGCCCAGCGAGATCGTCGTCGCGACCTCGTTCACCCTGGAGATCGGCGACACCTCCGGCACCATCCACCTGTGCATCCCGTACGCGACGCTGGAGCCGATCCGCGACGTGCTCTATTCCACCGTGCAGGGCGACTCGATCGGCACCGACCGCCGCTGGGTCAAGCTGCTGACCCACCAGATCCAGGCGGCCGAGGTCGAGCTGTGCGTGGAGCTGGGCCACGCGCCGGCCACCGTCGAGCAGCTGCTCGCGCTCAAGCCCGGCGACTTCATCGAGCTGGACCTGTCGCCGCTGGTGCAGGCCAAGGTCGACGGCGTGCCGGTGTTCGAATGCCACTACGGGACTTCCAACGGGAAGTATGCCATCAAGATCGAGCAAGTGTTGACCGGCCGCGACTTCGGCTGGTTGGGAGAACCCCATGTCTCATGA
- the fliR gene encoding flagellar biosynthetic protein FliR: MLTFTEQQLMAWITPVLWPFLRTLALFSSAPVLSVRSIPVRAKIGLAFFVALAAQVSMPAPPAIGFESAGFLAAVVQQLVVGLAIGFAVRLVFAAIEYAGELIGLQMGLGFAAFFDPGSGGQTNAVSRLFGTTVSLLFVVINGHLVLIAAVIESFHAFPVSAEPMAFLHAVQLHTLGAEVFRIGVWIALPIMAMLLFINLILGVITRVAQQMNIFAIGFPITLSVGLVGVLAILPLLEQPFTVALEQMLSRFQ, from the coding sequence GTGCTGACCTTCACCGAGCAGCAGCTGATGGCCTGGATCACGCCGGTCCTGTGGCCCTTCCTGCGCACGCTGGCGCTGTTCAGCAGCGCGCCCGTGCTGTCGGTGCGTTCGATCCCGGTGCGCGCGAAGATCGGGCTGGCCTTCTTCGTCGCGCTGGCCGCACAGGTGTCGATGCCCGCGCCGCCGGCGATCGGCTTCGAGTCGGCCGGGTTCCTCGCGGCCGTCGTGCAGCAGCTGGTCGTCGGCCTGGCGATCGGCTTCGCGGTGCGACTGGTGTTCGCCGCGATCGAATACGCGGGCGAACTGATCGGCCTGCAGATGGGCCTGGGCTTTGCCGCCTTCTTCGACCCGGGCTCGGGCGGGCAGACGAACGCGGTCAGCCGCCTGTTCGGCACCACGGTGTCGCTGCTGTTCGTCGTCATCAACGGCCACCTGGTGCTGATCGCCGCGGTGATCGAGAGCTTCCACGCCTTCCCGGTCTCGGCCGAGCCGATGGCCTTCCTGCACGCGGTGCAGCTGCACACGCTGGGTGCCGAGGTGTTCAGGATCGGCGTGTGGATCGCGCTGCCGATCATGGCGATGCTGCTGTTCATCAACCTGATCCTGGGCGTCATCACCCGGGTGGCACAGCAGATGAACATCTTCGCGATCGGCTTCCCGATCACGCTGTCGGTGGGGCTGGTGGGCGTGCTGGCGATCCTGCCCCTGCTGGAGCAGCCGTTCACGGTGGCGCTGGAGCAGATGCTCTCGCGCTTCCAGTGA
- a CDS encoding response regulator produces the protein MHSILAVDDSASMRQMVSFTLKSAGYHVVEAVDGQDAYEKAGTQNFDLVLTDQNMPRMDGISLTRKLRETPQFKTTPILILTTESSEQMKQAGRAAGATGWLVKPFDPARLIEVIRKVIR, from the coding sequence ATGCATTCAATCCTTGCCGTGGATGATTCGGCATCGATGCGCCAGATGGTCTCGTTCACCCTGAAAAGCGCGGGCTATCACGTCGTCGAGGCCGTGGATGGTCAGGACGCCTACGAGAAGGCCGGCACGCAGAACTTCGACCTGGTGCTGACCGACCAGAACATGCCCCGCATGGACGGCATCAGCCTCACCCGCAAGCTGCGCGAGACCCCCCAGTTCAAGACCACGCCCATCCTGATCCTGACCACCGAGTCGAGCGAGCAGATGAAGCAGGCCGGCCGCGCCGCGGGCGCCACCGGCTGGCTGGTCAAGCCCTTCGATCCCGCCCGGCTGATCGAAGTGATCCGCAAGGTCATCCGTTGA
- a CDS encoding response regulator transcription factor, with protein MIKVILCDDHALIRRGIRDTLADVDDIEVVGEAGDYGELRSLLRTTPCDVLVLDINLPGRSGLDVLHVLKDEGSPVKVLVVSMYPEDQYAIRALKAGAYGYVNKGGDPAQLVAAVRMVAQGRKYVTPEMAQMLVESLTAPATEAAHERLSDRELQTLVMIASGKRLSDIAEELTLSPKTVSVYRARVLEKLGLSNNSELTVYAIRNGLV; from the coding sequence ATGATCAAGGTGATCCTGTGCGATGACCACGCGCTGATCCGCCGGGGCATCCGCGACACCCTGGCGGACGTGGACGACATCGAGGTGGTGGGCGAGGCCGGCGACTATGGCGAGCTGCGCAGCCTGCTGCGCACCACGCCGTGCGACGTGCTGGTGCTGGACATCAACCTGCCCGGACGCAGCGGCCTGGACGTGCTGCACGTGCTCAAGGACGAAGGCTCGCCGGTCAAGGTGCTGGTGGTCTCGATGTACCCCGAGGACCAGTACGCGATCCGCGCACTCAAGGCCGGCGCCTACGGCTACGTCAACAAGGGGGGCGACCCGGCGCAGCTGGTCGCGGCGGTGCGCATGGTGGCCCAGGGCCGCAAGTACGTCACGCCCGAGATGGCGCAGATGCTGGTCGAGAGCCTGACCGCGCCGGCCACCGAGGCCGCGCACGAGCGCCTGTCCGACCGCGAGCTGCAGACCCTGGTGATGATCGCCTCGGGCAAGCGCCTGTCAGACATCGCCGAGGAGCTCACCCTGAGCCCCAAGACCGTCAGCGTCTACCGCGCCCGCGTGCTGGAGAAGCTCGGGCTGTCGAACAACTCGGAACTCACCGTCTACGCGATCCGCAACGGCCTGGTCTGA
- a CDS encoding flagellar hook-length control protein FliK: MSAITSLLLSAPVAPVPPPAPVTPTAASRGFSQLLRQAQQPPAPEAQPPRAEEAPGRGEAQQRPAEAEPARESADADEADATLHPDAAALMVALEAAPPPREEAAVAAAATAAADDVTDEAAAATPGARAARPGQDAGTPDLAATQAGHAPVEEAEAGAADTEAAFETLMAATAEATQRASGAPARTAEPPPALAAVPGTAPVGATSATGAAQALASRHVDTPADAPEFPQALASQVSYLVRDGVQQARLTLNPAEMGPISVQIAVQGQQAQVDFAAASAATRAAIEQSLSHLAAALHEAGLTLSGGGVSQQHQPARQAGPASTPGGRSGRGDVPDAEPVAPVTAPARRIDGRLDLYA; encoded by the coding sequence ATGAGTGCCATCACCTCGCTGTTGCTGTCCGCCCCGGTCGCGCCGGTCCCACCGCCCGCCCCGGTGACGCCGACCGCGGCATCGCGCGGCTTCTCGCAGCTGCTGCGCCAGGCGCAGCAGCCACCCGCCCCCGAAGCGCAGCCGCCGCGCGCCGAGGAAGCGCCCGGGCGCGGCGAGGCGCAGCAGCGTCCCGCCGAGGCCGAACCGGCGCGCGAGTCCGCCGACGCCGACGAAGCGGACGCCACGCTCCACCCGGACGCTGCCGCGCTGATGGTGGCGCTCGAGGCGGCGCCGCCTCCTCGCGAGGAGGCGGCCGTGGCAGCCGCTGCGACCGCCGCCGCCGACGACGTCACGGACGAGGCCGCGGCCGCCACGCCGGGTGCACGCGCCGCCCGGCCAGGGCAAGACGCGGGCACCCCGGACCTCGCGGCCACGCAGGCCGGGCACGCCCCGGTGGAAGAGGCCGAGGCCGGGGCGGCGGACACGGAGGCAGCTTTCGAGACGCTGATGGCCGCCACGGCCGAGGCCACGCAGAGGGCCTCCGGCGCACCCGCAAGGACGGCCGAGCCCCCGCCCGCGCTGGCCGCGGTGCCGGGCACCGCACCGGTCGGCGCCACCTCGGCCACCGGCGCCGCCCAGGCCCTCGCCAGCCGGCATGTCGACACCCCGGCCGATGCACCGGAGTTCCCGCAGGCCCTGGCCTCGCAGGTGAGCTACCTGGTGCGCGACGGCGTGCAGCAGGCACGCCTGACGCTGAACCCGGCCGAGATGGGCCCGATCAGCGTGCAGATCGCGGTGCAGGGCCAGCAGGCGCAGGTCGACTTCGCCGCTGCGTCGGCGGCCACGCGCGCGGCGATCGAGCAGAGCCTGTCGCACCTGGCGGCCGCGCTGCACGAAGCCGGGCTGACCCTGAGCGGCGGCGGCGTGTCGCAGCAGCACCAGCCGGCACGGCAGGCCGGGCCGGCCTCGACCCCGGGAGGCCGCAGCGGCCGCGGCGACGTGCCGGACGCCGAGCCCGTCGCGCCCGTGACGGCCCCGGCGCGCCGCATCGACGGCCGGCTGGACCTGTATGCCTGA
- a CDS encoding chemotaxis protein CheA, with protein sequence MGEITSSASQSNAGIDLSQFYQVFFEEAAENLDRMEQELLELDIEAPDDEELNAIFRCAHSIKGGAATFGFADVAELTHQMETLLDKLRRHELQPTAEMVDVLLASGDALRAQLKRHQTGVGEEIDTSELLFNIRAMVAGEAPAPAVAAPAPAPAPVAAPAPAPAAAPAAAGGVRTLELTVGPLPDPSQADNLQELFREITDLGTIEPLDDGQAVDGTRRFKVVTSSSESELLDLFTFHVSREQVRFAPMEAAPAAAPETQGAAPAASADPGYGFFDDAPGAPAAAPAAPVAAPAPAAAAPKPAAAPKAAAKAEGRSAASLDAATIRVSIEKVDQLINLVGELVITQAMLAQNSRTLDPVVHQQLLAGLTDLDRNTRDLQEAVMSIRMIPMSTVFSRFPRMLRDLAHKLGKKVELVTHGEATELDKGLVEKITDPLTHLVRNSCDHGIELPEERLARGKPETGTITLSASHQGGSIVIEVADDGRGLNREKLLKKARERGLHAPDTLSDQEVWNLIFEPGFSTAEQVTDVSGRGVGMDVVKKNIAALNGTVEIQSVEGQGMRVAVRLPLTLAIMDGMSVGVGEEVYILPLSSVVESFQVEPGMVRTIGNHGRVVEVRQEYMPVIELEQVFNVPRFDFERPGSIMVVVEAEGGRVALLVDELLGQQQVVVKNLEANYRKVPDVSGATIMGDGRVALILDVGSLVRRSRH encoded by the coding sequence ATGGGCGAGATCACGTCCTCCGCTTCCCAGAGCAATGCAGGCATCGACCTGAGCCAGTTCTACCAGGTCTTCTTCGAGGAAGCGGCCGAGAACCTCGACCGCATGGAGCAGGAACTGCTCGAGCTGGACATCGAGGCCCCGGACGACGAGGAACTGAACGCCATCTTCCGCTGCGCCCACTCGATCAAGGGCGGCGCCGCCACGTTCGGCTTTGCCGACGTGGCCGAACTGACGCACCAGATGGAGACGCTGCTGGACAAGCTGCGCCGCCACGAACTGCAGCCCACCGCCGAGATGGTCGACGTGCTGCTGGCCTCGGGCGATGCGCTGCGCGCCCAGCTCAAGCGCCACCAGACCGGCGTGGGCGAGGAGATCGACACGTCCGAGCTGCTGTTCAACATCCGCGCGATGGTGGCCGGCGAGGCCCCGGCGCCTGCGGTGGCGGCCCCGGCACCGGCCCCCGCCCCCGTGGCGGCGCCGGCACCTGCCCCTGCCGCAGCCCCGGCCGCAGCGGGGGGCGTGCGCACGCTCGAGCTGACCGTCGGCCCGCTGCCCGACCCCTCGCAGGCCGACAACCTGCAGGAACTGTTCCGCGAGATCACCGACCTCGGCACGATCGAGCCCCTGGACGACGGCCAGGCCGTCGACGGCACGCGCCGCTTCAAGGTGGTCACGAGCAGCAGCGAAAGCGAGCTGCTCGACCTGTTCACCTTCCACGTCTCGCGCGAGCAGGTGCGCTTTGCGCCGATGGAAGCCGCCCCGGCTGCGGCGCCTGAAACCCAGGGAGCCGCGCCGGCGGCCAGCGCCGACCCGGGCTACGGCTTCTTCGACGATGCCCCCGGCGCACCGGCCGCCGCCCCGGCAGCGCCGGTGGCCGCGCCGGCCCCGGCAGCCGCTGCCCCGAAGCCTGCCGCAGCCCCCAAGGCGGCTGCCAAGGCCGAAGGCCGCAGCGCCGCCTCGCTGGATGCCGCGACGATCCGCGTCTCGATCGAGAAGGTCGACCAGCTGATCAACCTGGTCGGTGAACTGGTCATCACCCAGGCCATGCTGGCGCAGAACAGCCGCACGCTGGACCCGGTGGTGCACCAGCAGCTGCTGGCCGGCCTGACGGACCTGGACCGCAACACGCGCGACCTGCAGGAAGCCGTGATGTCGATCCGCATGATCCCCATGTCCACGGTGTTCAGCCGCTTCCCGCGCATGCTGCGCGACCTGGCGCACAAGCTCGGCAAGAAGGTCGAGCTGGTCACGCACGGCGAGGCCACCGAGCTGGACAAGGGCCTGGTCGAGAAGATCACCGACCCGCTCACCCACCTGGTGCGCAACTCCTGCGACCACGGCATCGAGCTGCCCGAGGAGCGCCTGGCCAGGGGCAAGCCCGAAACCGGCACGATCACGCTGTCGGCCTCCCACCAGGGGGGCTCCATCGTGATCGAGGTCGCCGACGACGGCCGCGGGCTGAACCGCGAGAAGCTGCTGAAGAAGGCACGCGAACGCGGCCTGCACGCACCGGACACGCTGTCCGACCAGGAGGTCTGGAACCTGATCTTCGAACCCGGCTTCTCGACCGCCGAGCAGGTCACCGACGTGTCCGGCCGCGGCGTCGGCATGGACGTGGTGAAGAAGAACATCGCCGCGCTCAACGGCACCGTCGAGATCCAGTCGGTCGAGGGCCAGGGCATGCGCGTCGCGGTGCGCCTGCCGCTGACGCTGGCCATCATGGACGGCATGAGCGTGGGTGTCGGCGAGGAGGTCTACATCCTGCCGCTGTCCTCGGTGGTGGAAAGCTTCCAGGTCGAGCCGGGCATGGTGCGGACCATCGGCAACCACGGCCGGGTGGTCGAGGTGCGCCAGGAGTACATGCCCGTGATCGAGCTCGAGCAGGTGTTCAACGTGCCGCGCTTCGACTTCGAACGCCCCGGCTCGATCATGGTGGTCGTCGAGGCCGAAGGGGGCCGCGTCGCGCTGCTGGTGGACGAGCTGCTCGGCCAGCAGCAGGTGGTGGTCAAGAACCTCGAGGCCAACTACCGCAAGGTGCCCGACGTCTCGGGCGCCACCATCATGGGCGACGGCCGCGTCGCGCTGATCCTGGACGTCGGCAGCCTGGTGCGCCGCTCGCGCCACTGA
- a CDS encoding response regulator: MSATPPRRLLRVLHIEDSDLDHQLVVTQMRRAGLDVTSMRVETAAEFEAALRDGCGGEDWDVILSDYNLPGFSGLMALDMLRASQRLVPFIIVSGEIGEDVAVEAMRNGASDYLLKNNLARLVPATLHAIDAQQAMRAKQVADAALAQSKERLRELAQHLQTSVEAERAAIAREVHDDVGGSLTALKFDIAWIARHAQDEAVRQRAQSALETVNHALEASKRIMHNLRPAILEQGLVAALQWMTARFEKRTGIATTFHSSHEQMQLPAGVPLVAYRTAQEALTNITKHAQASRVKVDLTLAGGVLSLEVSDNGRGLSPADLSKARSFGIRGLHERAGTVGGWVDLTSGPHGTTLILLVPLTGEGPPSDDAPHEDVRSGQHDPTFWGEL, from the coding sequence ATGAGCGCCACCCCGCCCCGCCGCCTCCTGCGCGTGCTGCACATCGAGGACTCGGACCTGGACCACCAGCTGGTGGTGACCCAGATGCGGCGCGCCGGGCTGGACGTGACCTCGATGCGGGTGGAGACCGCCGCCGAGTTCGAGGCCGCGCTGCGCGACGGCTGCGGCGGCGAGGACTGGGACGTCATCCTGTCCGACTACAACCTGCCAGGGTTCTCCGGGCTGATGGCACTGGACATGCTGCGCGCCAGCCAGCGCCTGGTGCCGTTCATCATCGTCTCGGGCGAGATCGGCGAGGACGTGGCGGTCGAGGCGATGCGCAACGGGGCGAGCGACTACCTGCTCAAGAACAACCTGGCACGCCTCGTGCCTGCGACCTTGCATGCCATCGATGCCCAGCAGGCCATGCGCGCGAAGCAGGTGGCCGACGCCGCGCTGGCGCAATCCAAGGAGCGGCTGCGCGAGCTGGCCCAGCACCTGCAGACCAGCGTCGAGGCCGAGCGTGCGGCCATCGCGCGCGAGGTCCACGACGACGTGGGCGGCTCGTTGACCGCGCTCAAGTTCGACATCGCCTGGATCGCGCGGCACGCGCAGGACGAGGCGGTGCGGCAGCGCGCGCAGTCGGCGCTGGAGACCGTCAACCACGCGCTGGAGGCCAGCAAGCGCATCATGCACAACCTGCGCCCGGCCATCCTGGAGCAGGGCCTGGTCGCGGCGCTGCAATGGATGACCGCCCGGTTCGAGAAGCGCACGGGCATTGCCACCACCTTTCACTCCAGTCACGAACAGATGCAATTGCCGGCCGGCGTGCCGCTGGTGGCCTACCGCACCGCCCAGGAGGCGCTGACCAACATCACCAAGCATGCCCAGGCGAGCCGGGTGAAGGTCGACCTGACGTTGGCCGGCGGGGTGCTGTCGCTGGAGGTCAGCGACAACGGCCGGGGCCTGAGCCCGGCGGACCTGTCCAAGGCCCGCTCGTTCGGCATCCGCGGGCTGCACGAGCGCGCCGGCACCGTGGGCGGCTGGGTGGACCTGACCAGCGGCCCCCATGGCACCACGCTGATCCTGCTGGTGCCGTTGACCGGGGAAGGGCCGCCAAGCGATGATGCGCCGCACGAGGACGTGCGCTCGGGACAACACGACCCGACGTTCTGGGGAGAACTATGA
- a CDS encoding flagellar biosynthetic protein FliQ — translation MDAQQVFTFGQQGLHLLLVVASPILVAVLVVGVLVSVIQAATQIHEATLSFVPKMLAAVAVLAIAGPWMLTMLVEYIQRTLLAIPSVVS, via the coding sequence ATGGACGCCCAACAGGTCTTCACGTTCGGGCAGCAGGGCCTGCACCTGCTGCTGGTCGTCGCCTCGCCGATCCTGGTGGCGGTGCTGGTCGTCGGCGTGCTGGTCAGCGTGATCCAGGCCGCCACGCAGATCCACGAGGCGACGCTGTCCTTCGTGCCCAAGATGCTCGCCGCCGTCGCGGTGCTGGCGATCGCCGGGCCCTGGATGCTGACCATGCTGGTCGAATACATCCAGCGCACCCTGCTGGCCATCCCCTCGGTCGTGAGCTGA
- the fliJ gene encoding flagellar export protein FliJ, which yields MSRLHALKVALEHAEQERDAALRAMQRAAAQLEAAERQAAQLEDYRTDYQKRWSQQFQREGTVDILQCYQNFMSRLNAAIEQQQRVVAQARAGRQRCQAVLVERETRAASIRKLIERREAEEALAQRRREQKATDEQASRLAWAARVHVLTA from the coding sequence ATGAGTCGCCTGCATGCCCTGAAGGTTGCCCTCGAACACGCCGAGCAGGAACGCGACGCGGCCCTGCGCGCGATGCAGCGTGCCGCCGCCCAGCTGGAAGCCGCCGAACGGCAGGCCGCGCAGCTCGAGGACTACCGCACCGACTACCAGAAGCGCTGGAGCCAGCAGTTCCAGCGCGAAGGCACGGTCGACATCCTGCAGTGCTACCAGAACTTCATGTCGCGCCTGAACGCCGCGATCGAGCAGCAGCAGCGGGTCGTCGCGCAGGCGCGCGCCGGCCGGCAACGCTGCCAGGCCGTGCTGGTCGAGCGCGAGACGCGCGCCGCCTCCATCCGCAAGCTGATCGAGCGCCGCGAGGCCGAGGAAGCGCTGGCGCAACGGCGCCGCGAGCAGAAGGCCACCGACGAGCAGGCCTCGCGCCTGGCATGGGCCGCGCGCGTCCATGTGCTGACCGCCTGA
- the fliP gene encoding flagellar type III secretion system pore protein FliP (The bacterial flagellar biogenesis protein FliP forms a type III secretion system (T3SS)-type pore required for flagellar assembly.) — MRALEFPSLRGAARAGAGTALALLAALPDTAAAQAAAGGSLPLVVGQGAGGTTYSVPIQTLLFFTALSFIPAVVLLMTGFTRIVIVLSLVRQALGTQAAPPNQVIIGLALFLTFFVMSPTIDRIYSEAYQPYAAQQIPFEQALERAEVPMREFMLKQTRESDFSLFAKLAKLDPSVTAENAPFRVLVPAFVTSELKSAFQIGFMIFIPFLIIDMIVASVLMSLGMMMLSPVLVSLPFKLMLFVLADGWNLLLGSLAASFAT, encoded by the coding sequence ATGCGCGCCCTGGAGTTCCCGTCGCTGCGCGGCGCCGCCCGGGCCGGTGCGGGCACCGCCCTCGCGCTGCTTGCCGCCCTGCCGGACACCGCCGCCGCCCAGGCCGCCGCGGGCGGCTCGCTGCCACTGGTCGTCGGCCAGGGTGCCGGCGGCACCACCTACTCGGTGCCGATCCAGACCCTGCTGTTCTTCACGGCGCTCAGCTTCATCCCGGCCGTGGTGCTGCTGATGACCGGCTTCACGCGCATCGTGATCGTGCTGTCGCTGGTGCGCCAGGCGCTGGGTACCCAGGCCGCGCCGCCCAACCAGGTGATCATCGGCCTGGCGCTGTTCCTGACCTTCTTCGTGATGAGCCCGACCATCGACCGGATCTACAGCGAGGCCTACCAGCCCTACGCCGCGCAGCAGATCCCGTTCGAGCAGGCGCTCGAGCGCGCCGAGGTGCCGATGCGCGAGTTCATGCTCAAGCAGACCCGCGAATCCGACTTCTCGCTGTTCGCCAAGCTGGCCAAGCTCGATCCCTCGGTCACCGCCGAGAACGCGCCGTTCCGGGTGCTGGTGCCGGCCTTCGTGACCAGCGAGCTCAAGAGCGCGTTCCAGATCGGCTTCATGATCTTCATCCCGTTCCTGATCATCGACATGATCGTCGCGAGCGTCCTGATGAGCCTCGGGATGATGATGCTGTCGCCGGTGCTGGTCTCGCTGCCGTTCAAGCTGATGCTGTTCGTGCTGGCCGACGGCTGGAACCTGCTGCTCGGCTCGCTCGCCGCCAGCTTCGCCACCTGA
- a CDS encoding flagellar basal body-associated FliL family protein — protein sequence MPAAMAPAAADAAHPNGGKKKLLLIVLAVLALLVAAAVAGLLLLKQRQASAYYDDEIDEVPVQEVARPRTVPGQPPVFLPLEPFTFNLSDKNVERYAQIGITFEMTSPEAAERLKAYLPAVRSNILMLLMHKTADELLDRAGKERLAAEILREAVRPLGMRMPPVDAEFADDDGSGRRRAPRGNAVIKAVHFSNFIIQ from the coding sequence ATGCCCGCTGCCATGGCCCCAGCCGCCGCAGATGCCGCGCATCCGAACGGCGGCAAGAAGAAGCTGCTGCTGATCGTCCTTGCGGTCCTCGCCCTGCTGGTCGCCGCCGCCGTGGCCGGCCTGCTGCTGCTCAAGCAGCGCCAGGCCAGCGCGTACTACGACGACGAGATCGACGAGGTGCCGGTCCAGGAAGTGGCGCGGCCGCGCACGGTGCCGGGCCAGCCGCCGGTGTTCCTGCCGCTGGAGCCCTTCACCTTCAACCTGTCGGACAAGAACGTCGAGCGCTATGCCCAGATCGGCATCACGTTCGAGATGACCTCGCCCGAAGCCGCCGAGCGGCTGAAGGCCTACCTGCCGGCGGTGCGCAGCAACATCCTGATGCTGCTGATGCACAAGACCGCCGACGAGCTGCTGGATCGCGCCGGCAAGGAACGCCTGGCCGCCGAGATCCTGCGCGAGGCCGTGCGTCCCCTGGGCATGCGCATGCCGCCCGTGGACGCCGAGTTCGCCGACGACGACGGCTCGGGCCGCCGGCGTGCGCCGCGCGGCAACGCCGTCATCAAGGCCGTGCACTTCTCCAACTTCATCATCCAGTGA